In Microbacterium laevaniformans, a single window of DNA contains:
- a CDS encoding endonuclease domain-containing protein gives MQLVPISDRLRGTAEHRQQLRGEGYSAEQLRAAVRSGAAELFRRAWFVGRDAANELREAARWGGRMTCTTLARQRGWWMSEGIANELHLHFPPGSTGPRAPWDGVAHWTQPVAPLGRSLVATVEDALAHIAVCVPPEQAIVLWESAAGVERLAPEALRAIRWPSRAATALAAEITGLADSGLEVLVCRPLRRLRVRVRQQVYLAGRPVDVLVGEWLVIQIDGWAHHSSSTQRSKDISHDVELRVRGYTVLRFSYAQVVHDAAAVERAIRRALAAGLHDMPAR, from the coding sequence ATGCAGCTCGTGCCCATCTCGGACCGCCTCCGCGGCACGGCGGAGCACCGTCAGCAGCTGCGGGGTGAGGGGTACAGCGCCGAGCAGCTCCGCGCGGCGGTGCGGTCGGGAGCGGCAGAGCTCTTTCGCCGTGCGTGGTTCGTCGGTCGCGACGCGGCGAACGAGCTGCGCGAGGCCGCACGGTGGGGCGGGAGGATGACCTGCACCACGCTCGCGCGTCAGCGGGGGTGGTGGATGTCCGAGGGTATCGCGAACGAGCTGCACCTGCATTTCCCGCCCGGGTCGACGGGGCCCCGTGCCCCCTGGGACGGCGTCGCGCACTGGACACAGCCGGTCGCGCCTCTCGGACGTTCGCTCGTGGCAACCGTCGAGGATGCGCTCGCACACATCGCCGTGTGCGTGCCGCCGGAGCAGGCGATCGTGCTCTGGGAGTCGGCCGCCGGCGTCGAGCGCCTGGCGCCGGAGGCGCTGCGCGCGATCCGCTGGCCGTCACGTGCGGCGACGGCGCTCGCCGCGGAGATCACGGGGCTGGCCGACTCCGGTCTCGAGGTGCTGGTGTGCCGTCCGTTGCGGCGGCTGCGGGTCCGCGTGCGCCAGCAGGTGTACCTCGCGGGCAGACCGGTCGACGTCCTGGTCGGCGAGTGGCTCGTCATCCAGATCGACGGCTGGGCGCATCACTCGTCGTCCACGCAGCGGTCGAAGGACATCTCCCACGACGTCGAGCTGCGTGTGCGCGGTTATACCGTGCTCCGCTTCTCCTACGCCCAGGTCGTGCACGACGCGGCCGCCGTCGAGCGCGCGATTCGCCGGGCGCTGGCCGCGGGCCTGCACGACATGCCCGCTCGGTAG
- a CDS encoding Bax inhibitor-1/YccA family protein, whose amino-acid sequence MASGNFAFNNPAFQEQRPGLTPPAAPQPGASTGYAATSHQVTDAAVNAQLEGAFAAPAAASHQTGRMTVEDTVAKTVGLFAILLVTAVIGWVWTLGGAFSPTDVARSSQITIVPWIIGMLGGFVLAMVVSFTSRKKIRPALIFGYAAFEGLFVGGISAYFEFIWPGIVMQATIATFAVVGVTLALFASGKVRASARANKIFLIAMVGYLVFGLINLVLMWTGIAPGAFGLYSAKIAGIPIGLIIGVLVVIMAAYSLVQDFDQIQQGVRNGAPREFGWLGGFGIMVTVVWLYIEILRMIAILRGNN is encoded by the coding sequence ATGGCCTCCGGCAACTTCGCCTTCAACAACCCCGCCTTCCAAGAGCAGCGTCCCGGCCTCACGCCGCCCGCCGCGCCGCAGCCCGGCGCCTCGACCGGCTACGCCGCGACGTCGCACCAGGTGACGGATGCCGCGGTGAACGCCCAGCTCGAGGGCGCTTTCGCCGCCCCCGCCGCCGCGTCGCACCAGACCGGCCGCATGACCGTCGAGGACACCGTCGCCAAGACGGTGGGCCTGTTCGCGATCCTCCTCGTCACGGCCGTCATCGGCTGGGTGTGGACGCTGGGCGGCGCCTTCTCGCCCACCGACGTCGCACGTTCCTCGCAGATCACGATCGTGCCGTGGATCATCGGCATGCTCGGCGGCTTCGTGCTGGCGATGGTCGTCTCGTTCACGTCGCGCAAGAAGATCCGCCCCGCGCTGATCTTCGGCTACGCGGCCTTCGAGGGCCTGTTCGTCGGCGGCATCTCGGCCTACTTCGAGTTCATCTGGCCCGGCATCGTCATGCAGGCCACGATCGCCACCTTCGCCGTCGTCGGTGTGACCCTCGCCCTGTTCGCGAGCGGCAAGGTGCGCGCGAGCGCGCGCGCCAACAAGATCTTCCTGATCGCGATGGTCGGCTATCTCGTCTTCGGCCTCATCAACCTGGTGCTGATGTGGACGGGAATCGCGCCCGGCGCCTTCGGCCTGTACAGCGCGAAGATCGCCGGCATTCCGATCGGCCTGATCATCGGTGTGCTCGTGGTCATCATGGCCGCCTACTCGCTCGTGCAGGACTTCGACCAGATCCAGCAGGGCGTCCGCAACGGCGCGCCCCGCGAGTTCGGCTGGCTCGGCGGCTTCGGCATCATGGTGACGGTCGTCTGGCTCTACATCGAGATCCTGCGCATGATCGCGATCCTGCGCGGCAACAACTAG
- a CDS encoding glycerophosphodiester phosphodiesterase family protein: MPRARPLVIGHRGAPGYRPEHTRSSYELALAMGVDAVEPDVVFTKDAVAVVRHENEISGTTDVAERCEFADRRTTKPVDGVPQTGWFTEDFTWAELSTLRCRERLSHLRRGSAAFDDTEPPLRLRDLLDLVAAASHQQGRDIGIVLEIKHATYFGSRGFDVAALIAAELRAAGWAEGARSLFVESFELAVLRELRARGIRATYVYLVEADGAPFDLVATHGAAATPYRDQVSADGLARLADEVDGISVDKAMLLSPALRGAELVADAHAEGLAVFTWTCRPENAFLTPAFRRGGDDAAFGDYAAEWGVIRDAGLDGVFVDHADLGVAFFR, encoded by the coding sequence ATGCCTCGTGCCCGCCCGTTGGTGATCGGTCACCGTGGTGCCCCCGGATACCGCCCCGAGCACACCCGCTCCTCCTACGAGCTGGCGCTGGCGATGGGAGTGGATGCCGTCGAACCGGATGTCGTCTTCACGAAGGACGCGGTGGCCGTCGTCCGGCATGAGAACGAGATCTCGGGGACGACCGACGTCGCCGAGCGCTGCGAGTTCGCGGACCGCCGCACGACCAAGCCGGTCGACGGTGTGCCGCAGACGGGCTGGTTCACGGAGGACTTCACCTGGGCGGAGCTGTCGACGCTGCGCTGTCGCGAACGGCTGTCGCACCTGCGCCGCGGCAGCGCGGCCTTCGACGACACGGAGCCGCCGCTGCGCCTGCGCGACCTGCTCGATCTCGTCGCGGCGGCCTCACATCAGCAGGGGCGCGACATCGGCATCGTCCTGGAGATCAAGCACGCCACCTACTTCGGGTCGCGGGGGTTCGATGTCGCGGCGCTCATCGCCGCGGAACTGCGCGCCGCGGGGTGGGCGGAGGGAGCGCGCTCGCTGTTCGTGGAGTCGTTCGAGCTCGCCGTGCTGCGCGAGCTGCGTGCCCGCGGCATCCGCGCGACATACGTCTACCTCGTCGAGGCCGACGGCGCGCCGTTCGATCTCGTCGCGACCCACGGCGCGGCGGCAACGCCGTATCGCGACCAGGTCAGCGCCGACGGGCTGGCGCGGCTGGCGGACGAGGTGGACGGCATCAGCGTCGACAAGGCGATGCTGCTGAGTCCGGCGCTGCGGGGGGCCGAGCTGGTCGCCGACGCCCACGCGGAGGGGCTCGCGGTGTTCACGTGGACGTGTCGTCCCGAGAACGCGTTCCTGACGCCCGCCTTCCGCCGCGGAGGCGACGACGCTGCCTTCGGCGATTACGCCGCCGAGTGGGGCGTGATTCGGGATGCCGGCCTCGACGGCGTCTTCGTCGATCACGCCGACCTCGGGGTGGCGTTCTTCCGCTGA
- a CDS encoding ABC transporter ATP-binding protein produces the protein MTLPGIVVTGVRRSFGHVHAVRDVSLEARAGAVTGLVGPNGSGKTTLMLMLASLLAPDAGTIRIGGVDPLAEPAAARALLGWMPDALGAWPTLTARETLVMTGRLYGLDAEAARAGAARLLDEVGLGTLSDAPARVLSRGQKQRLGLARALVHDPRVLLLDEPASGLDPQARIDLRVLLRRLAAEGRTILISSHILSELEEVVDEAVFLVDGTTVSSERVAAAATRLRTWRIRLADRDATAAALPVAQTLGLDAALVPIDRRDLLVSFASDDDAASALAALVGAGLPVAEFAAATGLLEHTFLDLRGERS, from the coding sequence ATGACCCTCCCCGGCATCGTCGTCACCGGAGTGCGCCGCTCGTTCGGACACGTGCATGCCGTGCGCGATGTCTCGTTGGAGGCGCGGGCGGGCGCCGTCACCGGCCTCGTCGGACCGAACGGCTCGGGCAAGACCACGCTCATGCTCATGCTGGCCTCGCTCCTCGCCCCCGACGCGGGCACCATCCGCATCGGCGGCGTCGACCCCCTCGCCGAGCCCGCCGCCGCCCGCGCGCTGCTCGGCTGGATGCCCGACGCCCTCGGCGCATGGCCGACCCTCACCGCCCGCGAGACGCTCGTCATGACCGGCCGCCTCTACGGCTTGGATGCCGAGGCCGCCCGGGCGGGCGCCGCACGGCTGCTCGACGAGGTGGGGCTCGGGACGCTGTCCGATGCGCCGGCACGCGTGCTGTCGCGGGGACAGAAGCAGCGCCTCGGTCTCGCGCGCGCCCTCGTGCACGATCCCCGCGTACTGCTGCTGGATGAGCCGGCCTCGGGCCTGGATCCGCAGGCGCGCATCGACCTGCGCGTGCTGCTGCGCCGCCTCGCCGCCGAGGGGCGCACCATCCTCATCTCCAGTCACATCCTCTCCGAGCTCGAGGAAGTCGTCGACGAGGCGGTGTTCCTCGTCGACGGCACCACGGTGAGCAGTGAGCGGGTCGCGGCGGCGGCGACACGCCTGCGGACGTGGCGCATCCGCCTCGCCGACCGTGATGCGACGGCGGCGGCGCTGCCGGTCGCCCAGACACTGGGCCTGGACGCCGCCCTCGTCCCGATCGATCGGCGCGACCTGCTGGTCTCGTTCGCGAGCGATGACGACGCGGCATCCGCTCTCGCCGCCCTCGTCGGGGCCGGCCTGCCGGTCGCGGAGTTCGCGGCGGCGACGGGACTTCTGGAACACACGTTCCTCGACCTCCGGGGAGAACGCTCATGA
- a CDS encoding DUF3817 domain-containing protein, translating into MPQPKLASFPAIRGALRFYQIASVITGVMLLSLCAEMIVKYAFGYELFAGGSGGALWLHPVALDGGADLTGGAINLSTGILIAHGWFYVVYLFACFRVWSLMRWGFVRFIVLALGGIVPLLSFFMEARVAREVRAYLAQREADESSASIPATEGSR; encoded by the coding sequence ATGCCTCAGCCCAAACTCGCCAGTTTTCCGGCGATCCGCGGGGCGCTCAGGTTCTACCAGATCGCCTCGGTGATCACGGGTGTGATGCTGCTGTCGCTGTGCGCCGAGATGATCGTGAAGTACGCGTTCGGCTACGAGCTGTTCGCGGGCGGGTCCGGGGGAGCGCTGTGGCTGCACCCCGTAGCCCTCGACGGCGGCGCCGACCTCACCGGCGGAGCGATCAACCTCTCCACCGGCATCCTCATCGCGCACGGGTGGTTCTACGTCGTCTACCTCTTCGCGTGCTTCCGCGTCTGGAGCCTCATGCGCTGGGGTTTCGTGCGCTTCATCGTGCTCGCACTCGGCGGCATCGTGCCGCTGCTGTCGTTCTTCATGGAGGCGCGCGTCGCGCGCGAGGTGCGGGCCTACCTCGCCCAGCGCGAAGCCGACGAATCCTCCGCCTCGATCCCCGCCACGGAAGGCAGCCGGTGA
- a CDS encoding GuaB3 family IMP dehydrogenase-related protein translates to MEIELGRAKRARRAYAFDDIAVVPSRRTRNPEDVSTAWSIDAFGFEIPVLGAPMDSVMSPRTAVMLGQLGGLGVLDLEGVWTRYDDPEPLLAEIASLPASEATRRMQELYTEPIKPELVRDRLAEVREAGVTVAGSLTPQRTQELYETVVAAGVDLFVIRGTTVSAEHVSSVDAPLNLKKFIYDLDVPVIVGGASTYTAALHLMRTGAAGVLVGFGGGAASTTRATLGIHAPMATAVADVAGARRDYLDESGGRYVHVIADGGVGTSGDIVKALAMGADAVMLGVALARATDAPGRGYHWGPEAHHPKLPRGKRVEVGQVAPLEEILYGPAPVADGTANLIGALKKSMATTGYSDLKEFQRVEVVVAPYMAGR, encoded by the coding sequence ATGGAGATCGAGCTCGGCCGCGCCAAGCGCGCCCGCCGTGCCTACGCGTTCGACGACATCGCGGTCGTGCCTTCGCGGCGCACCCGCAACCCCGAAGACGTGTCGACCGCCTGGTCGATCGATGCCTTCGGCTTCGAGATCCCGGTGCTGGGCGCGCCGATGGACTCCGTCATGAGTCCGCGCACCGCCGTCATGCTCGGCCAGCTCGGCGGGCTGGGCGTGCTCGACCTCGAGGGCGTGTGGACACGCTACGACGACCCCGAGCCGCTGCTCGCCGAGATCGCGTCGCTGCCGGCATCCGAGGCGACGCGCCGCATGCAGGAGCTGTACACCGAGCCGATCAAGCCCGAGCTGGTGCGGGACCGCCTCGCCGAGGTCCGCGAGGCGGGGGTCACGGTCGCCGGATCGCTCACCCCGCAGCGCACGCAGGAGCTGTACGAGACCGTCGTCGCCGCCGGCGTCGACCTCTTCGTCATCCGCGGGACCACGGTGTCGGCCGAGCACGTCTCCAGCGTCGACGCGCCGCTGAACCTCAAGAAGTTCATCTACGACCTCGACGTGCCCGTCATCGTCGGCGGCGCCTCCACCTACACCGCGGCGCTGCATCTCATGCGCACCGGCGCGGCCGGAGTGCTCGTCGGCTTCGGCGGCGGAGCGGCCTCGACCACCCGCGCGACCCTCGGCATCCATGCACCGATGGCGACGGCCGTCGCCGATGTCGCCGGCGCGCGCCGCGACTACCTCGACGAGTCGGGCGGCCGCTACGTGCACGTCATCGCCGACGGCGGTGTCGGCACGTCGGGCGACATCGTCAAGGCGCTGGCGATGGGCGCGGATGCCGTCATGCTCGGCGTCGCGCTCGCGCGCGCGACCGACGCGCCCGGCCGCGGTTACCACTGGGGCCCCGAGGCGCACCACCCGAAGCTGCCGCGCGGCAAGCGCGTCGAGGTCGGGCAGGTCGCGCCGCTGGAGGAGATCCTCTACGGCCCCGCCCCGGTCGCCGACGGCACCGCGAACCTCATCGGCGCGCTGAAGAAGTCGATGGCCACCACCGGGTACTCCGACCTCAAGGAGTTCCAGCGCGTCGAGGTCGTCGTCGCGCCCTACATGGCAGGTCGATGA
- a CDS encoding ABC-F family ATP-binding cassette domain-containing protein — protein sequence MGYIDIAAVSFVLPDGRPLLDEVTFRVADGKTTALIGPNGAGKTTLLRLVRGELAPPSGVVTIDGGLGVMDQFVGHGTAEQSIHDLLVSVAPARVGTAARELEDAEAAIIDRDDLDTQMRYASALADYAEAGGYEYETVWDTCTIAALGIPFARARFRELTTLSGGEQKRLALEALLRGPDEVLLLDEPDNYLDVPGKRWLEERLRETPKTVLLVSHDRELLARAADRIVTLEPGGAGSSAWVPGGGFDGYHAAREDRMARLDELRRRWDEQHLKLQRFVADMKAKAAASDEFASRYRAAQTRLRRFEDAGPPEERPPAQNLDLRLRGARTGKRAVVAERLELTGLMKPFDLEVWFGDRIAVLGSNGSGKSHFLRLLARGGTDPDALLGHVTELGVALEPVAHSGRAVLGARVRPGWFAQTHRHPEYAGRSLLDILHRGDDRRAGMPRDAASSALDRYGLLRQAEQSFDSLSGGQQARFQVLLLELSGATLLLLDEPTDNLDLVSAEALEEALGRFEGTVLAVTHDRWFARSFDRFLVFGADGRVVESDEPVWDETRVARAR from the coding sequence GTGGGCTACATCGACATCGCCGCCGTCTCCTTCGTGCTGCCAGACGGGCGCCCCCTGCTCGACGAGGTGACGTTCCGGGTCGCCGACGGCAAGACGACGGCCCTCATCGGCCCCAACGGGGCCGGCAAGACCACGCTCCTGCGTCTCGTCCGCGGTGAGCTCGCCCCGCCGTCGGGCGTCGTCACGATCGACGGCGGACTGGGTGTCATGGACCAGTTCGTCGGTCACGGCACGGCGGAGCAGTCCATCCACGACCTCCTGGTCTCGGTCGCCCCGGCGCGCGTGGGCACGGCAGCACGCGAGCTCGAGGATGCCGAGGCCGCCATCATCGACCGCGACGACCTCGACACGCAGATGCGGTACGCGAGCGCGCTGGCGGATTACGCCGAGGCGGGCGGCTACGAGTACGAGACCGTCTGGGACACCTGCACGATCGCGGCTCTCGGCATCCCCTTCGCCCGTGCCCGCTTCCGCGAGCTGACCACCCTCTCGGGCGGTGAGCAGAAGCGTCTCGCACTCGAAGCCCTGCTGCGCGGGCCGGACGAGGTGCTGCTGCTCGACGAACCCGACAACTACCTCGATGTGCCCGGAAAGCGCTGGCTCGAGGAGCGTCTGCGCGAGACGCCGAAGACCGTGCTGCTCGTCTCCCACGACCGCGAGCTGCTGGCGCGTGCCGCCGACCGCATCGTGACGCTGGAGCCGGGCGGCGCCGGCAGCAGCGCCTGGGTGCCCGGCGGCGGCTTCGACGGCTACCACGCCGCGCGCGAAGACCGGATGGCTCGACTCGACGAGCTGCGCCGCCGGTGGGATGAGCAGCACCTCAAACTGCAGCGGTTCGTCGCCGACATGAAGGCGAAGGCGGCCGCCAGTGACGAGTTCGCCTCCCGTTACCGTGCCGCCCAGACCCGGCTTCGTCGTTTCGAAGACGCCGGCCCGCCCGAGGAACGTCCCCCCGCGCAGAACCTCGACCTGCGCCTGCGCGGCGCGCGCACCGGCAAGCGCGCCGTCGTCGCGGAACGCCTGGAGCTGACCGGCCTGATGAAGCCGTTCGATCTGGAGGTCTGGTTCGGCGATCGCATCGCCGTGCTGGGCTCGAACGGATCGGGCAAGTCGCACTTTCTGCGGCTGCTGGCTCGCGGCGGCACCGACCCCGACGCCCTCCTCGGGCACGTCACCGAGCTCGGCGTCGCGCTCGAGCCGGTCGCCCACAGCGGGCGCGCGGTGCTCGGCGCCCGTGTGCGGCCCGGGTGGTTCGCTCAGACGCACCGCCATCCCGAGTACGCGGGGCGTTCGCTGCTCGACATCCTCCACCGTGGCGACGACCGCCGCGCCGGGATGCCGCGGGATGCCGCCAGCTCGGCGCTCGACCGCTACGGCCTGCTCCGTCAGGCGGAGCAGAGCTTCGACAGCCTGTCGGGCGGGCAGCAGGCGCGCTTCCAGGTGCTGCTGCTGGAGCTGTCGGGCGCGACGCTGCTGCTGCTGGACGAGCCCACCGACAACCTCGACCTCGTCTCGGCGGAAGCGCTCGAAGAGGCGCTCGGCCGGTTCGAGGGCACGGTGCTGGCGGTCACGCACGATCGCTGGTTCGCGCGTTCCTTCGATCGCTTCCTGGTCTTCGGTGCGGACGGTCGGGTCGTCGAGTCCGATGAGCCGGTCTGGGATGAGACGCGGGTGGCGCGGGCGCGGTAG
- a CDS encoding SURF1 family protein — MTAEPFPPTLREVMLRPWWLGMLVFALVVAAVFAWLGQWQLGRAIDTSPPAPGATEQVRPIADVTAPGAYLPEPLVGQRVEVAGSFVPGDFLVVSSRFNDGQQGYWVTGQLRTDAATPTSLAVAVGWSADRAVADAAASTLNADPGGALTLTGRLIADEGPVAPPRGAADTEMTRMSPAALLSWWHDTEELSVYRSYLVADAGEPLVGGLVAIDSPAPAEGSSVNWLNIFYAVEWAIFAGFAFYMWYRLARDAWEKEVEALEEAQAAGAAAHAD, encoded by the coding sequence ATGACCGCGGAGCCGTTCCCGCCGACGCTGCGCGAGGTCATGCTGCGCCCCTGGTGGCTCGGCATGCTCGTGTTCGCCCTCGTCGTCGCGGCGGTGTTCGCCTGGCTCGGCCAGTGGCAGCTGGGCCGCGCCATCGACACCTCGCCGCCGGCGCCCGGCGCCACCGAACAGGTGCGCCCGATCGCCGACGTGACCGCGCCCGGCGCCTACCTGCCCGAGCCGCTCGTCGGTCAGCGCGTCGAGGTCGCCGGATCGTTCGTCCCCGGCGATTTCCTCGTGGTCTCCTCGCGCTTCAACGACGGTCAGCAGGGGTACTGGGTCACCGGGCAGCTGCGCACCGACGCGGCGACGCCGACCTCCCTGGCCGTCGCCGTCGGCTGGAGCGCCGACCGTGCGGTCGCGGATGCCGCGGCATCCACCCTCAACGCTGACCCGGGCGGCGCGCTCACCCTCACGGGGCGGCTCATCGCCGACGAGGGGCCCGTCGCGCCCCCGCGCGGGGCCGCGGACACCGAGATGACGCGGATGTCGCCGGCCGCGCTGCTGAGCTGGTGGCATGACACCGAGGAGCTGTCGGTGTACCGCTCGTACCTCGTCGCCGACGCCGGCGAACCCCTCGTGGGCGGGCTCGTCGCGATCGACTCGCCGGCGCCGGCGGAGGGCTCCAGCGTCAACTGGCTGAACATCTTCTACGCCGTCGAATGGGCCATCTTCGCGGGCTTCGCGTTCTACATGTGGTACCGGCTCGCACGCGACGCGTGGGAGAAGGAGGTCGAGGCGCTGGAGGAGGCGCAGGCCGCCGGAGCGGCCGCGCACGCCGACTAG
- the guaA gene encoding glutamine-hydrolyzing GMP synthase yields MTTQTETAQRPVLVVDFGAQYAQLIARRVREAGVYSELVPHTVTAAEVEAKNPVAIILSGGPSSVYEPGAPSLDPGVLQLGVPTLGICYGFQVMAQQLGGEVANTGLREYGATDAVVVNDGGVLLGGQPAEQNVWMSHGDQVATAPAGFEVLASTAATPVAAFGNAEKCFYGVQWHPEVKHSDYGQDVLTNFLHKAAGLAADWNSGNVIAEQVDRIRAQVGTGRVLSALSGGVDSAVSTALVHKAVGDQLVAVFVDHGLLRKGEREQVENDYVASTGVRLITVDARDTFLNALAGVSDPEQKRKIIGREFIRAFEKVQADLVAEAAAEGEPIRFLVQGTLYPDVVESGGGAGTANIKSHHNVGGLPEDLQFELVEPLRTLFKDEVRAIGRELGLPEAIVGRQPFPGPGLGIRIVGEVTADRLEILRDADAIAREELTKAGLDGEIWQCPVVLLADVRSVGVQGDGRTYGHPIVLRPVSSEDAMTADWTRLPYDVLSKISNRITNEVREVNRVVLDVTSKPPGTIEWE; encoded by the coding sequence GTGACCACCCAGACCGAGACCGCTCAGCGTCCCGTCCTCGTCGTCGACTTCGGAGCCCAGTACGCGCAGCTCATCGCGCGTCGGGTGCGCGAGGCGGGTGTGTACAGCGAGCTCGTGCCGCACACCGTCACCGCGGCCGAGGTGGAGGCCAAGAACCCCGTCGCGATCATCCTGTCCGGTGGGCCGTCGTCGGTCTACGAGCCCGGGGCGCCCTCGCTCGATCCCGGCGTGCTGCAGCTCGGCGTGCCGACGCTCGGCATCTGCTACGGCTTCCAGGTGATGGCCCAGCAGCTCGGCGGCGAGGTCGCCAACACGGGCCTGCGCGAGTACGGCGCGACGGATGCCGTCGTCGTGAACGACGGCGGAGTGCTCCTCGGCGGTCAACCGGCCGAGCAGAACGTCTGGATGAGCCACGGCGACCAGGTTGCCACGGCGCCGGCCGGCTTCGAGGTGCTCGCCTCGACGGCCGCGACACCGGTGGCGGCGTTCGGCAACGCCGAGAAGTGCTTCTACGGTGTGCAGTGGCACCCCGAGGTCAAGCACTCCGACTACGGCCAGGACGTCCTGACCAACTTCCTCCACAAGGCGGCCGGCCTCGCGGCCGATTGGAACAGCGGCAACGTCATCGCCGAGCAGGTCGATCGCATCCGCGCACAGGTCGGCACCGGTCGCGTGCTGTCCGCGCTGTCGGGCGGGGTCGACTCGGCCGTCTCGACGGCGCTCGTGCACAAGGCCGTCGGCGACCAGCTCGTCGCCGTGTTCGTCGACCACGGGCTGCTGCGCAAGGGCGAGCGCGAACAGGTCGAGAACGACTACGTGGCCTCCACCGGTGTGCGCCTGATCACCGTCGACGCGCGCGACACGTTCCTGAACGCGCTGGCCGGTGTCAGCGACCCCGAGCAGAAGCGAAAGATCATCGGCCGCGAGTTCATCCGCGCCTTCGAGAAGGTGCAGGCCGACCTGGTCGCCGAAGCGGCGGCCGAGGGCGAGCCGATCCGCTTCCTCGTGCAGGGCACCCTCTACCCCGACGTGGTCGAATCCGGCGGCGGAGCGGGCACGGCCAACATCAAGAGCCACCACAACGTCGGCGGCCTGCCGGAGGACCTGCAGTTCGAGCTCGTCGAGCCGTTGCGTACCCTCTTCAAGGACGAGGTGCGCGCCATCGGCCGCGAGCTCGGGCTTCCCGAAGCGATCGTGGGACGTCAGCCCTTTCCGGGGCCCGGCCTCGGCATCCGCATCGTGGGCGAGGTCACCGCTGACCGTCTCGAGATCCTGCGTGACGCCGACGCCATCGCCCGTGAGGAGCTGACGAAGGCGGGCCTCGACGGCGAGATCTGGCAGTGCCCGGTCGTGCTGCTGGCCGACGTGCGCTCGGTGGGCGTGCAGGGCGACGGCCGCACCTACGGGCACCCGATCGTGCTGCGCCCCGTCTCCAGCGAAGACGCCATGACCGCCGACTGGACGCGCCTGCCCTACGACGTGCTGTCCAAGATCAGCAACCGCATCACCAACGAGGTCCGCGAGGTCAACCGGGTCGTGCTCGACGTCACGTCGAAGCCCCCGGGGACCATCGAGTGGGAGTGA
- a CDS encoding FAD-dependent oxidoreductase, producing MSERIIVVGGGVMGLATAWQLVRRGERPIVLERFARGHHEGASHGETRNFNNAYGDAHYLDLLVRAREGWDALGEVEGEPLLRLHGLVSHGSGLALGSATARDLPAIAGELGARGIPAEILDGAAAGRRWPGMRFEETVLFSPDAGVARAAATLRELERRIAGGGGEVRWNTRVRAVAADADGATVVTDAETLRADTVVVTVGAWTSGLLADLGIPLPPLRVTEETPAHFTATIAGPWPSFNHFVAPGSQPANVYGMPTPGEGVKVGFHGIGDEIDPDRRPHLPVLQRELRDYVREWFPGLDADTAVPISCTYTTTPTEAFVLDRVGPVVVGAGFSGQGFKFAPGVGATLADLVLDADARAAEPFRLPRG from the coding sequence ATGTCGGAACGCATCATCGTCGTGGGCGGCGGGGTCATGGGACTCGCGACGGCGTGGCAGCTCGTGCGCCGCGGCGAGCGCCCGATCGTGCTGGAGCGGTTCGCCCGCGGCCACCACGAGGGCGCCTCGCACGGCGAGACCCGCAACTTCAACAATGCGTACGGCGACGCCCACTACCTCGACCTGCTGGTCCGCGCGCGCGAAGGCTGGGATGCGCTCGGCGAGGTGGAGGGCGAACCTCTGCTGCGGTTGCACGGCCTCGTCTCGCACGGGTCGGGACTCGCGCTCGGCAGTGCGACGGCGCGCGATCTGCCGGCGATCGCGGGCGAGCTGGGTGCCCGCGGCATCCCGGCGGAGATCCTCGACGGCGCCGCGGCCGGCCGGCGCTGGCCGGGGATGCGCTTCGAGGAGACCGTCCTGTTCTCCCCCGACGCCGGCGTCGCCCGGGCGGCGGCGACCCTGCGCGAGCTCGAGCGTCGCATCGCCGGCGGGGGCGGCGAGGTGCGGTGGAACACGCGGGTGCGCGCGGTCGCAGCCGATGCCGACGGCGCGACCGTGGTGACAGATGCCGAGACGCTGCGCGCCGACACGGTCGTCGTGACCGTCGGCGCCTGGACCTCCGGACTGCTCGCGGACCTCGGCATCCCTCTTCCGCCGCTGCGGGTGACGGAGGAGACCCCGGCGCATTTCACGGCGACCATCGCAGGGCCCTGGCCATCGTTCAACCACTTCGTCGCTCCGGGCTCGCAGCCGGCGAACGTCTACGGCATGCCGACACCGGGCGAGGGCGTGAAGGTCGGCTTCCACGGCATCGGCGACGAGATCGATCCCGACCGGCGCCCGCACCTCCCGGTGCTCCAGCGCGAGCTGCGCGACTACGTCCGCGAGTGGTTTCCCGGCCTCGACGCCGACACGGCCGTCCCGATCTCCTGCACCTATACGACGACGCCGACCGAGGCGTTCGTGCTCGACCGGGTCGGACCGGTGGTGGTGGGCGCCGGATTCTCGGGGCAGGGCTTCAAGTTCGCCCCGGGCGTGGGCGCCACCCTCGCCGATCTGGTGCTCGATGCCGACGCCCGCGCCGCGGAGCCGTTCCGCCTGCCGCGCGGGTGA